The genomic DNA ACTGTAAATACTCTGTGCTCTCTGTGTCCTCTGTGGTAAAGTAATCAAACGGAAGTAACCATCATGGAAAACGAAACCCTCAGCCTTGATGCCCTGCTCAATGAGCATTTTCAGGGCAAGGTGGTGCGTAAGGATCTGACCAAGCTGCTCAAGGAAGGAGCCAATGTTCCGGTCTATGTCCTGGAATACTTGCTTGGCATGTACTGTGCCTCAGACGATGAAGACATCATCCAGGAAGGAATCCAGAGCGTCAAAAACATCCTGGCTCAGAACTATGTCCGGCCGGATGAGGCAGAAAAGGTCAAATCCACCATCAGGGAGCGGGGGACTTTCAAGATCATCGACAAGGTCACTGTGACCTTGAATGAAAAACGGGATTGCTACGAGGCCTTTCTCTCCAACCTGGGCGTGAAGGGGGTGGAGATCTCCAGCACAACGGTCAAGGAGTTTGACAAGCTCCTGGTGGGCGGAATCTGGTGCATTATTGGAATCAACTATTTTCATGAGGAAGGCCAGAAAGGCTCCCCGTTTTCCATCCACGAGCTCAAACCCATCCAGATGCCGAATATGGATATGCAGGCCCTGTATGATGGACGCCGGGCTTTTACCGAAGAGCAGTGGATGCATGTCCTTTTGCGCTCAACAGGTCTGGAGCCTACGGCACTGGAGGAACGGGCTCAGTGGCACCTCCTGACCCGGCTGATCCCACTGGTGGAGAACAACTTCAATGTCTGTGAGCTTGGACCGCGGGGAACCGGCAAGAGCCATGTGTATAAGGAGATCAGCCCCAACAGCATCCTGGTATCCGGCGGACAGACCACAGTAGCCAACCTGTTCTACAACATGAGTTCGCACAAGGTGGGCCTAGTCGGGGTATGGGATGTTGTGGCCTTTGACGAGGTGGCCGGGATCAAGTTCAAGGAAAAGGACGGGGTGCAGATCATGAAGGACTACATGGCCTCCGGCTCCTTTTCCCGGGGCCGGGACGCCATCAGCGCCAATGCGGCCATGGTCTTTGTGGGCAATATCAACCAGAGCGTGGACACCCTGCTCAAGACCAGCCATCTCTTTGCCCCATTTCCGGAACATATGATCGATACCGCATTTTTCGACCGCATGCACTGCTACATCCCGGGCTGGGAGATTCCCAAGATGCGCCCGGAATTTTTCACCAACCTCTATGGGCTGATCGTGGACTACCTGGCGGAATATTTCCGGGAGATGCGCAAGACCACTTTTGCCGACGCCATCGACACCTACTTTCTGCTGGGCAACAACTTGAACCAGCGAGACACCATTGCCGTACGCAAGACCGTCTCCGGCCTGCTCAAACTCCTCTATCCCCATGGAGACTATGACCAGGAGGCAGTGGAAAAATGCCTGCACTACGCCCTGGAGTGCCGCAGGAGGGTCAAAGAGCAGCTCAAACGGCTGGGGGGCATGGAGTTCTATGACGTCCACTTCAGCTATATCGACCAGGAAACCAGGGAAGAAAAATTCGTCGGCGTCCCGGAGCAGGGAGGGAGCTCACTGATACCAGAGGGACCGCTCAACCCCGGCACCCTGCACACAGTAGGCACCGGAAGTAGCGGCCAGCTCGGTCTGTATAGAATTGAGCTGCAAGTGACCGCAGGCAACGGCAAGCTATCCATCTCCGGGGTGGGCTCCAGCGCCAAAGCCAAAGAGCCGATCAAAGTGGCCTTTGACTACTTCAAGGCCCAGTCCAACCGGATCAGCGCATCTCTCAAGCCAGGAGACCATGACTACCACCTGCATATTGTGGAGATGCACAATACCGGACCCAACAATGCCATGACCCTTCCCTGCTTCCTGGCTCTGTGCTCAGGGCTTATGGGCCGTCCGGTGCAGGGAAGCCTGGTGGTCCTTGGGGACATGAGCCTGGGCGGCAACGTGATCCAAGCCGACAACCTGGCCGCCAGCCTGCAAGTGGCCTTTGACGCCGGAGCCAAACGCGTTCTGCTGCCCATGAGCAGTGTTGGCGACATCCCCACAATACCTGGCGAACTGTTCGCCAAGTTCCAGACCAGCTTTTACTCCGATCCTGTGGATGCTGTGTTTAAGGGGCTGGGGGTGGAGTGAGGGGAAAATGTTGAGATTGTACAATCCAAGGAATCTTTTGCAATATACGCTCCAGAAGACAATGGCATTTAGTATTGTTTGTGGCTAAACTTAAATCATGTATATTATGGCTGTTGGAGAGATATATAGCAACTTTATAATTTTTTGTTATGCAGTTCGAGAAATCACAACTATCACTACTAGTTGAGGATGCAATGGAGCTAATTCACTTGAATATGGGAGTATGGAGATTTGATCCATCTGATCTGCTTGGTCCTGAAGGGGGCTTTGGAGCTGTGTTTCGGGGCGTGGATAAGGAAGGTAGTTCTGTTGCTGTGAAACGCCTTAAGTTATCAGTCGCAAATGCCGCACACCGAGAACTATCTATCGCGAATGAACTGGCTGGACAAACGCACCAGCACGTAATGCCTATTCTGGACTCTGGGCAAGACAGTGATAGCGAAAGATATTATGTTGTCATGCCATGTGCTAGTAAGAGCCTTGACGATCTAATAAAGGAGCGAGGTAGCATCGGGGAAAAAGGGGCAGCAGCAATCCTTTTACAGATCACAGAAGGGTTGTTGGAAGTGTCACACTTGGTTCACAGAGATCTTAAGCCCGGAAATATCCTTTTTCATGGGGATAGGTGGAAGATAGCGGATTTCGGAATTGCTAGATTTGTAGAGGAGTCAACGTCACAGAGAACGTTGAAGGGTTGTTTGAGCCCAGAATACGCAGCTCCAGAACAATGGCGACTGGAGCATGCGAGTGGGGCAACAGATATTTATGCTTTGGGGTGCATTGGCTATACCCTGCTGAAAGGCTCGCCACCGTTTAATGGCCCGGCAAAGGAAGATTTTCACAACCAGCACATCAATGAGCAGCCTCCAACAATGGACACCGTTCAGCCCCAGCTGCGCTCACTACTTACGATGATGCTTCGTAAATCCCAACATTCTCGGCCCTCGCTACAAAGGGTAAGAACGATATTGACTGCGCTTTGTGACCAGTCCAATGCCCATTCTGCGCAGAGTGGATTTGAAGATTTAGCGGGTGCCGGCGCTAAAATTGCTGAACGAGAAAGCCAGGAGGAAGCACGACGCAAGAAGGAAATTTCGGAAAGGCAAAATCGGAATGCTCTCTGCGCAGAAGCGTTGACCATTTTAGCGTCTATTAGAAACGAGCTTTTTGACCAAATCATGATTGCAGCACCATCTGCTCAGCAAAAAATCAAGGGGAAGATTGTCTTGGGTGGTGCGTCACTTGAAGTGGAAGAGATGGGACTGAATCCAATAGATAAAGGCATGTTCCCCCGATCAGGGTGGGATGTTGCAGCTGGTGCTGTGATTCGTGTCAAGCAACACCATCCATCGTACATGTGGAGTTCCTCGCTATGGTACTGCAAACTGCACGACAATGATGAATACCGCTGGCGTGAGATATCGTATTTCAAGAATCCTTTTTCCAAGAGACGACTGCAATTCGAGCCCTATAGTATTGATGAACCAAGAGCAGCCGATGATGCAGTTGCACCCGGCGTAATGGCTGATGACCAAGTAGCTTGGGGTCCAGAAACGATCGATGATGAGAATGCTGAGTCGTTCTTTCGGCGGTGGGCTGATCGATTTGCAGCTGCGGCTCGATGTCAACTTAGACAACCATCAAGGCTTCCCTTGAGGTAGAAAGGCCGCTTAACAACAGCAGCAATGCCGGCCTCAGTTCTGCCTGGTGATGCTCCAATTCATCGCTGACGAGGAACCGAGCTGGGCTGTGTCGCTTTGACAATGTGTCAGCTCATGGAATTTAGGGGCACCGGTTAAAGCATGAGATTTCCTACCGCCCGGCCCCCTTAGCTTATCTCGTTAGGACCCTATTGGAGGACTGTCTATGAATTTTGATCCAAGTGTTTTTGACGATCCCGAGTTTAAGGAAGATGCTGTTCGGGAGCTTGTTATAGCTCCCATTCTGAACAGGCTCGGTTACCCTCCAACCGGCAGCCAGAGGGTCACGCGAAGCAAGACACTCAGACATCCGTTCATCCGCGTGGGTACGCGCAAGCACCCGGTCACTACAGTACCTGATTACATGATTTACGTGGACGACAAACCATGTTTGGTACTGGACGCTAAAGCTCCGACCGAAGATGTATTGGCAGAAGACCACGTCCAGCAGTCATACAGCTATGCAATTCATCCGGAAGTCCAGTGTAAGGAGTTTGGGTTATGTAACGGGAGGGAGCTTGTAATATTCAGCATTTGTCAGCCGGAACCATTGCTTCACCTGAGGTATGAGGAATTTGAGGAGCGCTGGGAGACTATAGAAAAGCTACTCGGAGCCAAGTATCTTGCGCAGCCTTCACTTCGTCGTTACGCGCCTGATTTCGGAACAGCACTTAAACGCATGGGTATCGATGCAGACACGGAGCTAATCTTAATGGAAACTCGTCTCAACCTTTTCGGGAGGGTTAGCGACGAGCTTATTACGGCATCGGCTAACTGTGACTTCGGCTCCGGGCTGCACTGCGTTAGCTTCGACTTTCCTCCTGAGATGCTTGGGAAAATCGTGTCTGGCCTGCCAAAGCCGCTAGCAGAGCAGTTTTGCGATGCGCTCAGTAGAGCGCCGTTCCAAGCTGCTGCTGGTCTTGTTTTAGAACTAGACCTCATTGCCCAACTGGGCGAGGAGACCCAAGTGCAAAACGAGACATTCGTCCCTTTGCTGATCAAAAACGTCCTGGAGTCACGCTTTAATCTTGCCCAAGTGCCGGAAGACCCCAATGACGTTCCTCCTAGCGTTTTCAAATTACGGGATGCGTTTGTGATCAAGAATACTGGCGATCAGCCCTAATATCAGTTTGGAATCCGACCGGTAAAGCTGCACGGCGGCTTTATCAATTGGCTCAAGCCAAGTGATTATGCCATAAAATTTTAATTATAAGTCAACAATGAAAAAAATACAATCAATGCACCAAAACACCAGGTAGACAGTCAATATTCAAACATGTGCGGACGGTTCGGCCTCTGGGCCGCTCCAAACAGGTAGCTGACCATTCCCAGCTCCAATAGCCCCTCCCTTTACTCCTAGGTGCAATCTTGCTACGCATGGCGCTCTTGGCTGTGGGTCAGACCAGGGAGGGATTACGGAAAGCGGCCTGACTATGTTGGGGCTTGGTCCCTCATTGGCCCATGTACGAAAAAATTGGCTACAAGATGATCAATGCCCGGGCCGAGACCGTCTTTACTAAGCCGGCCTGCAAGTCAGCTGGCAAGAAACATCCTTGGCTGCTTCATGCCGTCGAACTGCTTTTGATTACCAAAAGGTTTGCCAGAAAGTATGGATTCTATGCGCCATAGGTGGCGGCTCGACTAACAGAGCATTAATTGTTAATCTATTGCATCCAGCTCTGCCTTTGCCTTATAAAAGGCTTCATCATCAAAATTCACAACTGCATCCACCATCTCCTGATATTTTTGCCGCCTTTCAGGACTTGGCGCTGGCTTTGGCCTCATATATTCCTGTATCCTGGCCTCTCTTTCTTCAGGCGACAGATCCTGGTCCATATAGACAATCTTCACACAAAGCTCGGCTGCTGCTCGACCAAGGCCTGCTTGTTCTTTCTTGCCGCACTTTTGTTGAGCCTGTTCCTCCAGCCGTTGAATCCTTCTCTGCATACTACTACTGGTGGCCATGGCTATGCCTCCTTGGACTGTTGCATACGTGCCTCAAGCTCCTCCACCCTCTGTTCCAATTGGCCGTCCTTGATGGTTGAGGCCAGAATGTTCACCAGATACCCCAGACGGCCGCCCACCTGTGGATCAAGCTCACCAGAGTCCACCCGGTTAATGACACTGGCAAGATACCTGCGACAGTCTGTTAAGCTATTGAATCGTTTTTTGCTGGCCATGATTCACCTCCAGTCATTTATTGTGAAACAACATACTCTAATTGCTCAATTTATGTGAAAGTTTTTTGCCTCCCAAGCCTCTTCAACTCTGTAAATATGGATTGGGATGTCCCTTAGACAAGCGTGACTTTTTTGCTATCTCAACCTGCCAGTTCTGCAAAGGCTCGTTCTCTGCTTTTGGCCTGCGATTTCAGTACGTCCACATGTGAATCCACGTAATCAAACACAATTGGGCGCTTACCATCCCCTGGTCTGAGTATCCTGCCTACCACCTGGAGCAATCGGCCCTTGAACTTGATAGGAGTTCCTAGGAAGAGAGAGCTCAGCCCGGAGCAGTCAAAGCCTTCCCCCAGCAGCTGAACAGTGGAGCACAGCACGTTTACCTTCCCGGCCTGGACATCAGATACGATTTGCTCCCTTTTCTGTTTGGAACACTGCCCGGTGAGCACTCGCACTTTGAGTCCACTGTTCTCAATCAGATCCGCGAATGTATTGCAATGGGCCACCCGATCAGATACCAACAAAGCTGTCCCGGGTTTGGATCTGGCTTGCTGGATCACATCAGCTGCAATCTGCCTGTTCCGGTCCTGATCCCTAACCAGGGCGGAAATCATTTTTGTGTAATCGTCTGCATATGCGTATTGGAAACTTGTCTCCCGACGGACTACCACTGGAGCCATAACCGCGCCATTGGTTTTCAGTTCCTGTGCATCGACCTGGTGGACTCTGTCCCCAAGGGTCAGATATATGAGTTTGGTCAAACCGTCTCTCCGGTATGGAGTCGCGCTCAGTCCAAGCATGAATTTGGAGTCGAAAGCCTGGACGGTTTCTGTGAACATGGTGCTGGGAGTCCTGTGGGCTTCATCCACAACGATATGCCCAAAATGCAGGGGAAGTTCGTCCAAATGTTTCCGGACTGTATGTACCAAACCAACGGTTACGGGTTGTACATCAAGCTTTCCATCCCCAATCAGCCCGGGCTCTATCCCCAGAAAAGACCTGATCCGATCAGCCCATTGATGGAGCAGTTCCTTTGTATGTACCAAGATCAAGCATGGCTGCTTCCTGGCCGCGATGATCGCTAGTGCCATGATGGTCTTACCTGATCCGGTTGCTGCCTCCAGGACTCCAAAAGCTCTTTGGGTCACATCTTGGACAGCCCGGAGCTGGTAATCCCTGAGTTCTCCCTTAAACGTAAGTTCTATGTGTGAAAAAGCCCGCTTCTGGTCAATAAGCTTTGGCTGAATACCATACCGCTTGAGCAGATCCAGACATTGCATTCCCCATCCGCGCGGAACCGCGACCCCATCCCCGATTTCTTCCCACAGCTCTATATGAGGGTTAAGGTCCCCCACATATCGGTCGTACTTCACCGCGTCTTTGTATACAGGATTGTCCAGCGTGGTGGCTCTTTTGATAGATTTCAGTATGCCCTCAGCCACATTACGGATTTCGAGCCGGTTGTTTACTGTCATAGTTGCTTGCATATCAACTTTCCTCTCTGAAACCGGTAAGGGTTTGCCCTCTGAACGGCTTTTTTATGGCTTTCCTGGATCTGACCTTCAGCCATCAAATGTTTAGACATTGACTGGACATTCTCTGGACAATCCCTGGACATTCTTGACATGACTTCTGAATGGACAATGGACACACCTATAGGTGTGTCCATGTCCAGAAGGAATGTCTTTTTGTTGTCTAGTTATTGAAGTCAAGAAAATCATCCTCTTTGACTGGTAGCCATATACCTCGTCCATGTCCTTGCTTAATGTATCCTAATTTTTTGAGTTTATTCTTAATCCGATCAATATCTTTAACCTGAGCATTTTCTGATTTAGCTGTAATTACTCCGGCGTTCACACAAGCT from Desulfovermiculus halophilus DSM 18834 includes the following:
- a CDS encoding type I restriction enzyme HsdR N-terminal domain-containing protein, translated to MNFDPSVFDDPEFKEDAVRELVIAPILNRLGYPPTGSQRVTRSKTLRHPFIRVGTRKHPVTTVPDYMIYVDDKPCLVLDAKAPTEDVLAEDHVQQSYSYAIHPEVQCKEFGLCNGRELVIFSICQPEPLLHLRYEEFEERWETIEKLLGAKYLAQPSLRRYAPDFGTALKRMGIDADTELILMETRLNLFGRVSDELITASANCDFGSGLHCVSFDFPPEMLGKIVSGLPKPLAEQFCDALSRAPFQAAAGLVLELDLIAQLGEETQVQNETFVPLLIKNVLESRFNLAQVPEDPNDVPPSVFKLRDAFVIKNTGDQP
- a CDS encoding DEAD/DEAH box helicase, with the translated sequence MQATMTVNNRLEIRNVAEGILKSIKRATTLDNPVYKDAVKYDRYVGDLNPHIELWEEIGDGVAVPRGWGMQCLDLLKRYGIQPKLIDQKRAFSHIELTFKGELRDYQLRAVQDVTQRAFGVLEAATGSGKTIMALAIIAARKQPCLILVHTKELLHQWADRIRSFLGIEPGLIGDGKLDVQPVTVGLVHTVRKHLDELPLHFGHIVVDEAHRTPSTMFTETVQAFDSKFMLGLSATPYRRDGLTKLIYLTLGDRVHQVDAQELKTNGAVMAPVVVRRETSFQYAYADDYTKMISALVRDQDRNRQIAADVIQQARSKPGTALLVSDRVAHCNTFADLIENSGLKVRVLTGQCSKQKREQIVSDVQAGKVNVLCSTVQLLGEGFDCSGLSSLFLGTPIKFKGRLLQVVGRILRPGDGKRPIVFDYVDSHVDVLKSQAKSRERAFAELAG
- the brxL gene encoding protease Lon-related BREX system protein BrxL is translated as MENETLSLDALLNEHFQGKVVRKDLTKLLKEGANVPVYVLEYLLGMYCASDDEDIIQEGIQSVKNILAQNYVRPDEAEKVKSTIRERGTFKIIDKVTVTLNEKRDCYEAFLSNLGVKGVEISSTTVKEFDKLLVGGIWCIIGINYFHEEGQKGSPFSIHELKPIQMPNMDMQALYDGRRAFTEEQWMHVLLRSTGLEPTALEERAQWHLLTRLIPLVENNFNVCELGPRGTGKSHVYKEISPNSILVSGGQTTVANLFYNMSSHKVGLVGVWDVVAFDEVAGIKFKEKDGVQIMKDYMASGSFSRGRDAISANAAMVFVGNINQSVDTLLKTSHLFAPFPEHMIDTAFFDRMHCYIPGWEIPKMRPEFFTNLYGLIVDYLAEYFREMRKTTFADAIDTYFLLGNNLNQRDTIAVRKTVSGLLKLLYPHGDYDQEAVEKCLHYALECRRRVKEQLKRLGGMEFYDVHFSYIDQETREEKFVGVPEQGGSSLIPEGPLNPGTLHTVGTGSSGQLGLYRIELQVTAGNGKLSISGVGSSAKAKEPIKVAFDYFKAQSNRISASLKPGDHDYHLHIVEMHNTGPNNAMTLPCFLALCSGLMGRPVQGSLVVLGDMSLGGNVIQADNLAASLQVAFDAGAKRVLLPMSSVGDIPTIPGELFAKFQTSFYSDPVDAVFKGLGVE
- a CDS encoding serine/threonine-protein kinase, whose product is MQFEKSQLSLLVEDAMELIHLNMGVWRFDPSDLLGPEGGFGAVFRGVDKEGSSVAVKRLKLSVANAAHRELSIANELAGQTHQHVMPILDSGQDSDSERYYVVMPCASKSLDDLIKERGSIGEKGAAAILLQITEGLLEVSHLVHRDLKPGNILFHGDRWKIADFGIARFVEESTSQRTLKGCLSPEYAAPEQWRLEHASGATDIYALGCIGYTLLKGSPPFNGPAKEDFHNQHINEQPPTMDTVQPQLRSLLTMMLRKSQHSRPSLQRVRTILTALCDQSNAHSAQSGFEDLAGAGAKIAERESQEEARRKKEISERQNRNALCAEALTILASIRNELFDQIMIAAPSAQQKIKGKIVLGGASLEVEEMGLNPIDKGMFPRSGWDVAAGAVIRVKQHHPSYMWSSSLWYCKLHDNDEYRWREISYFKNPFSKRRLQFEPYSIDEPRAADDAVAPGVMADDQVAWGPETIDDENAESFFRRWADRFAAAARCQLRQPSRLPLR